TGGACGAAGTTTTGCAGAGATTCAGGCAAATCCCAACCGCATTATCATTCAAACTTCCTGGTTAGATAATCGGGTAAAAATTAGTATTTCTGATAATGGAAAGGGCATGACAGAAGCCGTTAAACCAAAGATATTCGACCATTTATTTACTACCAAAGGAGTCGGCAAAGGGACGGGATTGGGATTAGCGATCGCCAAGTCTATCGTTGTTGAAAAACATGGCGGTTTCATTGACGTTAATTCTACCCCAGACCAAGGAACTAAATTTACCATTGTTTTACCAACAAAAGCCGGACAAACTTAATTTTAGGTTTAATTCGGTAAAGTGCCTGCCAATAGCTTTTCCAAAGCTTTTGGATCGTGCAATAACTGTTCTTGCATTTGTTGTGCCTGTTCCCCTGGATAAACATCCTCAACTTCATCCTCAACTGCTTGAAGTGCCGCCCGCACGACTTCTTCGGGCGCTACTTTTGGCGGCGGAAAATCCTTGCTCATGCGTGTATCCACTGTTCCAGGCATTACTCCAACTACCAATGTTTTCTGTGCCGCAAGTTCGGCTCGAATACCTTGTGTTGCCAAGAGAGCGGCTGCTTTAGATGCACAGTAGGAGGCGTTGAGTGGAAAGTTGACCTTTGCCAAAATGGTTAGCATATTGACGATCGCACCTCCTCCATTAGCTTTGAGAATCGGTGCAAACGCTAGACACATCCGCAATGTGCCAAAGTAATTGACTTCAATCTCCGATCGCATTTTGTCAAAATTCACATCTGCTACAAATCGCTGATTGAATCCAACTCCAGCATTGTTAATCAGAAGATTCACATCCGAATATGTCTGCGCTGCTGCTTTTACCGATACTTCATCAGTAATATCAAGTGAAATCGGAATAATGCGATCGGGATCTGTTGCGGCAATTTCTTTCAAACTCTCAGGATTGCGAGCACCTGCATAAATGCGAGTAGCTCCAGCAGCTTGTAAGCCTTGAATATAGTACTGTCCAATCCCGCCGTTTGCTCCGGTAACTAATGCGATCGCACCTTGAACTTGCATTCTGCTCTTTCCTTTGTTGTCAGTGGTTTTAAGTCACGAAACACTTCGATCTATCTAACTAATCGAATCAACAAATGATTGATTATCAGGGTATACTTCTGCTAACTTTTTTGGAAGTACTTACTTTTTTGTAAGCTCATTTCATGAATGAGAAAGTAATCGAAATGACAAATGAACCAACTCAAGGCACTATATTTGTGCAAACTACTTTGAAAGTGTTGGGGGGAAAATGGAAGATTTTGATTCTCTGGCATCTCAAAGATGAAACGCGAAGATTTAGTGAACTCAAAAGATTAATCCCGGAGATTACAGAAAAAATGCTCATGCAACAACTCCGAGAATTAGAAAAAGATGGAATTGTCAACCGTAATGTTTATTCAGAAGTTCCACCTAAAGTAGAATATTCATTTACAGAATATGGTCTGAGTTTGAAACCTGTGTTGCAAGTGCTGTGCAATTGGGGTGAAAACCATCTTCAACGTAATTTATAACTTTTTATTTCTCATGATTGCTAACCAAACAATTCTTAGAACGAAATGTTCGATCGATCAGAGTAGTCCAAGCAACATTAAGTTCAGTATCTTGAGGATTAGTTTGGCGCAGTTGATTTAGCTCAGTGAAAGTGTCGTACCAGAGACGCTTTTTTATTAAAATTTGTAGGCGTTCTCGTGAAGTTGCTTGTTTTAACTGACTCTCAATTTCGGGAGCTAATGCAATTCTTTCTATTTTTCCACTGGTATACATTTCATGATTGATTCCACCATAAGATAAAATCCATTTATATTTCTGACCAATTACCAAAGGGGGTGCTGTTTGGGGGAGACGAAAATCTATAATTCTTGCGGTTTGATTTAGCTCAAAAGTGGTTTGATAAACTATATTGTTTTGTTCGTTTTGTAATTCTAAATGTACTGATTTGGGCAAGGAAGGTTGACTTTTTAGATAAAACCAAAGAGTTGGATGTTCCGCAGCCGTAAGTCCGTATTGATGAGCAGGAACGATCGCCAAAAAATCACAAGATCCCCTACTACCTGCGTCTGCGGTATCTCCAGGTTTGCCTCTTGATGGTGGCTCATATTCCAGTAGTTCTATGATTTCTGTTAATAAATTCCGGCTTCTAGAAAGTTGCGGATTTACTACATCTGCTAACCCAGATTGACTCATGGTTAAAGCCAAGACAAAATTAATGATAATCTGCCCCAGCAGAATTTTGTTTTTGCTTACCATACCTATACCTCTTTGCGATCGCTAAATCGTTTTTGGAAAGCTATACAACTATTTACACTCCCGACAGTTATTAGTAATGCTAAAACAGATGGCACTAGGGGAACCCATCCTCCTTGAATCAACAGAATCAAGCAAACACCATATAAAACTACAACAGTAATGCCAGTCGCCAACATCACAGCAGATTTCCTTTGTAGTCGCCAAACAATTAATCCACCAATTATCGACCAACTGTAAATCCAAAATCCTTCTTGCCAGCGATTCCCAACCCATAATAAAGGTCGATTTTCTAAAACAGCACTAATAATTTGACTTACCATTTGTGCTTGAACTAAAACACCTGGCATTTTTTGATAAGGCAACTGACTGGCGCTGTAAGGTGTTAAAAAATCATCGCCAGAAATCGGGGCGCTCACTCCAATAATAATAATTTTATCTTTGATTAAATTGGGATTAATTTGCTCGGTTAAAACATCTGTAATTCTGACTCGTTCGGCTACATTTTTGCGGTAATTAAGCAAAATTTGAAAACCGCGAACATCAACTTGTTGATAAGCGCCTAGTTTTGGTTCTAAAGGTGCAAAAATAGCACGTCCTAATTGCATTCGATCGTTAGATAAGTTTTGCGGTTTAATCCCCTCTGTTGCTAGGTAATGAAATGCTAATCTAATGCTCAATGAGTAGTTAGTATGACAAGGATCGTTTTGCAGGGGTTGCATAAAAATTAAGTGGCGACGCAAAATACTATCAGGGTCTACCACAACGTTGCTAAATCCCAAACGCTTTGGCGAATATTTAGGAGGTGGTTTAATTCCCGGTTTGTTAGGATTGGCGTTATCCTTGGCGCTGCACAAAGCAATGAGACGGCTATTTTGTTGTAATTGATGACTAAAGGCAGCATAACCTGGTTCGATCGCGCGATTACGAAAAATATCTAAACCAATAGTTCGCGGTTGATGTCGATTTAATTTCTCTATTACTTGAGCCAGAATAGCATCTGGTAAAGGAAACCCATAATTATTAATATCCATTTCGGTGGCTTCCACAACTAATAATCGCGGATCTTGTTTTTCATCAGGACGTAAGCGCATTAACTGATCGAAAACTTGCAATTCCCAAATTTGAAAAAAACCGAGCGATCGCATTCCTATAATTAATAAAGTTACCCCTAAACTTACCAATAAAGGAGGCAAAAAGTTGCTGGATAGTTGTTCGTTACCCCGCAATTTCTGCCAAGTTGGTGGTGTATTAGCCGGATTTTGACAAATAATTGGCAACCAAGTTGCACAGGGATATTCATTTTCTAAATGTTGCAGTTTTTCTCGCGCCTCTCGCACTGCTAAATAAAAAGATTCGCCTCCAGCAAAACTATCTAAAAAATGTTTCAAAAATTCCTGTGCAATGCGATCGGATATAGGTTCTCGCATCACCACAATTTGCGGAATATTCAAATCTGCTAAATAACTTGCTAATCCTAACCCATCACAAGAATTAAAAATTGCTAACTGTAAACCCCTTTGAATAGCTTTTTTCAGGGCATTTTTTAACTGACAAATTGTGATTTTTTCACTTTGATTGATATAAAGAACGCCTGTTTCTCCCTCGGTTTGGCTGTGCCCAGCAAAAAACAAAATATCCCAACCTTGTTTATCCCAAAGTTGTTCATCTAATTCTTGACGTTGGGGTTCTTCGAGAAAAACTAATTCTGCACCCGGTAAATTAGACAGTAATTTGCGATCGTCTTTGATATTAATCCCGCTACTATTACCCAAAATTGCTAAGATTCGCACTTTACCAAGGTGAGTTTGAGAGCTAATTTTCCCCGGTTGAAATTCCCGGTTACTTAACCCAATTTCTGCTTTTGGGTAATCATCAAAAAAATCCCACAAATGCCAAGGAATTCGTCGCAATTTAATATTGTTTGTTTCAATAATAAACTGAATTTCATCAAATGAATTAAGTTCTCGACGTAATTGTCGATCGATGCGACGAAATTCTTCAGAATTCAACCATTTATTGATTTTAATTTGTAACTGCTGACATAGATCGCTAAATTCTACCGTAGAAACTTGGACTGTTTCTTCTGGAATAATTTCTATTCTTAATGGCTGACCAAGACGTTGAGCTAGCGATTGATAAAGTAATTGCCAACGAGTATAAATTTGTTCAATTTCTAGTGCAGGTGGTAAACTGCCCAAAAATTTCATTCCACTAGCGTCGCCCTTTTGGGACAGGATCGCAGTCACCAGAGGAAAACCACTGTAAAAATCTCCCTGTCCCAAACTTAAGACGACTAATTTACTCATTTTTTCCACCTAATTTCTAGATAATAAAATCCTCTTTTAATGTAAAAGTTTCTAAAGAAATTTGAATACCAAATTGTTCGCCAACACTACCTATAAAGTGTGGTAATTGAATGAAATTATCGAAACTACGAGAAGGAATTTCCTGTATAATTTCGCCAGTTTCATCTAATAATATTAGTTTGAGATTAGCTGGGAGATAGGTTTCTCCTGATCCAGGATGAAGTTGGACGCGGATTTTTACTCTTTCATCGGTTTCTGGCGAAATAGCAACTAGTAAAGCTACGCATTGATGACCAAGTTGCACTCCTAGATCGATCAGTTTAGCACCCTTGATAGTTGTTTTTTCGCTCGGCTGTTTTCGCCAACCAAACTCTAAAGAATTACCTGATTCTAAGTTTAAAAGTGTTTCGACAGATTGCCAACCAGCGACAAAAGTATTTTGCAACCATTGGCTCAATTGAATTTGGGATTTGGGATTTGGGATTTGGGATTGGGAAACTGTGAGGTACTCCAAGTAGACGAGTAAATCATCTAGAGTTTGTAGCTGACTAATTGGTAGATTTCCTGTTGTTACTGTTTTAGCAAATCCTAAAAGTGTGGCTTGTCGATCGCCATCGTCGATCGCTACTACAACCACACCAATTCTGTCCTCTGGAACCTCTGGTGGCAAGTAATATGTTAATTTTTGTAAGTCGTCAACTTTGACAGGACGACATTCCAATTTTCCTAATCCAGTTAATGTCAAATCAGCTACATCAGCGTAAAGGCGAATGGCAGAGTTCCAACTGTCGCTATCTTTTAGATCGACAGAAATATCCATCATCTGCATATAATCATTTACTGCGCCGATAGCCAAAGTATTAAGATAAACTTGTGTTTGTTTTTCGGGAGTTAGTTGTTGATTGGCAAATTGCTGTGCTATCTGCATTGATGCAGTAGTAATGGGCAGTGGAATAGCGTTTTCTAAGATATGTTTGATACTAGGAATCATGGCGAATTACAGACCTCTATTCTAGATATCCCTGATTTTGAGCAAATTTTCGCAGACGTGGCAAACATTCGCGCTTGTAAAAATTCGCTGCGGTTGACAGTGGTACACCAAATTCTTGCGCGATCGCTTTCCAAGGCGTTTCGGGAGGAAGGCGGCGCAAAATTAACACCTGGCAAGTTAAATGAGGATATCCTTTAGCGTGAATTTTTGTTAATTCTCCATCTGGATCGGCATTCACCCATTTATAAGTTTCTTCCAAAATCAGCGGCACATCGGGAGATGCGGGAAGATTGTCGATCGGATCGAGATTATTTTCAGCTTGTAGTGAAGAACTAAAAACAATTCTCTCTTGTTCTTCCTGTTGATTTTGTCGGTAATCTTGCAGTCGCCATTTCAAATAATTATCCAGCCAAGTAATCACGCTACCTTGAGCAGGATTATACTGCTCCAGATTGCGACAGAAATAAAGCCAAGTTTGTTGCAGCGCATCATTATAATAAGGTGTATTTTCTCGCCAAAGTTTCCCGGAATTTGTCACTATTTGGACAATTTGGTTAATTTTTCGCCGTCGCTGCCAACTTTTAGGGGGGTAAGAACAAGCTTCCGCGATTAGCTGTTGCAAGTGTTGATGCAAATTATGAGCATGACGATCAGACACTAACTTGCACCTCAAAGAATATTCTTTGACGCATTTGGGAAATTCCTTTTCCTGAATTGAACTCCTATCTTTTAAATTCATGACTGAATATGGGCTTACCGGATGAGTAGTTATCGGAGTCTGGCTGAAAATTTTCGCGGTAAGTGAATGAGTTTTTGGTTTTGCGATCGCGCTTTTGTGCAAACTTTTGTAACTATTTCCATCCCATGCGAAAAAGTTGAATTTTGCTAGATATCTGAACTAGAAGCGATCGCGCATTGGGGAGCTTACCGCGTTCCTCCCTAATGAATGCGATCGCGTTTTATAGAGATTAACTTATTTTTGGTTAACAGAACAATGTACCAAAATCAAACCGATCGAGATCAATATTCGACAATAGATTTGGAAGGTGTCCACCTAACCGTAGATAAAGCAGTTAATCGACCAATAAAAAACTATTTTTTGATCCTGATTTATTTCAAACAGCTTTGTTACAGCATTTTATTTTTGCTGCTCTTGTTTTTCATAGTTATACCGTTATTTTGGCTGACCCTTCTTGCTGACGAATAAAAGCGATCGGATATCGGTAGCGCGATCGCATCTCTACTACGAACATTTGTAAAAATTTCAAGGTAGTGCGAAAAATTTAGATTTTAGCAGATATCTCAATTAGATGCGATCGCTCTAATAGGTAGGCAACCTTAATACCTTCCAAATTAAAACTTGTAGCGTTTTATCCACTTAGAGTATCTTTGCAAACTCTAAAGGTTCTTCTCAAACATTAAAAGGAGGATTTGCGTGTCTCATACACAAACATCTCTGAAATGTAAACAATCACGAAAAGCCCATCTTCCCAAAAAGCTATCAATTATTCTGTTTGGCACGGCATCCATAATTGTAGGAATGGCAGAAGCAGCAGAAGCATCTGTTTTGTTTAACCCAACAACAGGACACTACTATGAGTTTGTGCCTGGTCGGTTTACCTGGGACGAAGCAAAAACAGCTGCGGAAGCAAGGGTTTTTAATAACCTCCAAGGTTATTTGACGACTATTACTTCTCAAGCAGAAATGGACTTTATTGTTTCAAACTTAATGTTACCTAGTTTTCCCAACCCGCCCAATCCTCCGGGAGCCTGGACTAATTTTGATATTTGGGGGTGGATTGGTGCTAGCGATGCAGAACAGGAAGGTACTTGGAAATGGGTAACAGGGCCAGAAGCAGGAACAGTATTTTGGTCAGAAGGAGCGCCAGTTGATGGTGCATACTCAAACTGGAGTCTTGGCGAACCTAACAATTTGGGGCCTGAAAATTATGCTCACATAGACTACAGACCGATTCCTGGTACTTGGAATGACTGGTTCAGTTTTGGACGACAAGGTTATTACGTCGAGTACGGTAATCCAGGTCAACCTGAATCAGTCCCAGAACCTACTTCGATATTAGGTTTGTTGGCTTTTGGTGCTTTTGGTGTAGGTTCGCTGTTAAAACGCAAACCGCAAGGACTGGGTAGCAATTTCAAGTAATTTTTTTTAAAGCGCGATCGCATTCCCATCCCAACTTTTACTACCATCTTTAACCGCCGCGAAAAAGTTGAATTTTTACAGATAAATCAATTAGATGCGATCGCTTTTTATCCAGCTTGCAGTTTCTATCAATCCTTAAAACTCTTGGGAGGATTTATCATGTCTTACTGCCAAAAATCTAGAATAATGTTGACAACAGCTGTCGTTCTTGGTTTCGCTGCTAGTCC
The genomic region above belongs to Phormidium ambiguum IAM M-71 and contains:
- a CDS encoding SDR family oxidoreductase, giving the protein MQVQGAIALVTGANGGIGQYYIQGLQAAGATRIYAGARNPESLKEIAATDPDRIIPISLDITDEVSVKAAAQTYSDVNLLINNAGVGFNQRFVADVNFDKMRSEIEVNYFGTLRMCLAFAPILKANGGGAIVNMLTILAKVNFPLNASYCASKAAALLATQGIRAELAAQKTLVVGVMPGTVDTRMSKDFPPPKVAPEEVVRAALQAVEDEVEDVYPGEQAQQMQEQLLHDPKALEKLLAGTLPN
- a CDS encoding DUF928 domain-containing protein, whose translation is MVSKNKILLGQIIINFVLALTMSQSGLADVVNPQLSRSRNLLTEIIELLEYEPPSRGKPGDTADAGSRGSCDFLAIVPAHQYGLTAAEHPTLWFYLKSQPSLPKSVHLELQNEQNNIVYQTTFELNQTARIIDFRLPQTAPPLVIGQKYKWILSYGGINHEMYTSGKIERIALAPEIESQLKQATSRERLQILIKKRLWYDTFTELNQLRQTNPQDTELNVAWTTLIDRTFRSKNCLVSNHEK
- a CDS encoding CHASE2 domain-containing protein produces the protein MSKLVVLSLGQGDFYSGFPLVTAILSQKGDASGMKFLGSLPPALEIEQIYTRWQLLYQSLAQRLGQPLRIEIIPEETVQVSTVEFSDLCQQLQIKINKWLNSEEFRRIDRQLRRELNSFDEIQFIIETNNIKLRRIPWHLWDFFDDYPKAEIGLSNREFQPGKISSQTHLGKVRILAILGNSSGINIKDDRKLLSNLPGAELVFLEEPQRQELDEQLWDKQGWDILFFAGHSQTEGETGVLYINQSEKITICQLKNALKKAIQRGLQLAIFNSCDGLGLASYLADLNIPQIVVMREPISDRIAQEFLKHFLDSFAGGESFYLAVREAREKLQHLENEYPCATWLPIICQNPANTPPTWQKLRGNEQLSSNFLPPLLVSLGVTLLIIGMRSLGFFQIWELQVFDQLMRLRPDEKQDPRLLVVEATEMDINNYGFPLPDAILAQVIEKLNRHQPRTIGLDIFRNRAIEPGYAAFSHQLQQNSRLIALCSAKDNANPNKPGIKPPPKYSPKRLGFSNVVVDPDSILRRHLIFMQPLQNDPCHTNYSLSIRLAFHYLATEGIKPQNLSNDRMQLGRAIFAPLEPKLGAYQQVDVRGFQILLNYRKNVAERVRITDVLTEQINPNLIKDKIIIIGVSAPISGDDFLTPYSASQLPYQKMPGVLVQAQMVSQIISAVLENRPLLWVGNRWQEGFWIYSWSIIGGLIVWRLQRKSAVMLATGITVVVLYGVCLILLIQGGWVPLVPSVLALLITVGSVNSCIAFQKRFSDRKEV
- a CDS encoding DUF1822 family protein — translated: MIPSIKHILENAIPLPITTASMQIAQQFANQQLTPEKQTQVYLNTLAIGAVNDYMQMMDISVDLKDSDSWNSAIRLYADVADLTLTGLGKLECRPVKVDDLQKLTYYLPPEVPEDRIGVVVVAIDDGDRQATLLGFAKTVTTGNLPISQLQTLDDLLVYLEYLTVSQSQIPNPKSQIQLSQWLQNTFVAGWQSVETLLNLESGNSLEFGWRKQPSEKTTIKGAKLIDLGVQLGHQCVALLVAISPETDERVKIRVQLHPGSGETYLPANLKLILLDETGEIIQEIPSRSFDNFIQLPHFIGSVGEQFGIQISLETFTLKEDFII
- a CDS encoding PEP-CTERM sorting domain-containing protein, which codes for MSHTQTSLKCKQSRKAHLPKKLSIILFGTASIIVGMAEAAEASVLFNPTTGHYYEFVPGRFTWDEAKTAAEARVFNNLQGYLTTITSQAEMDFIVSNLMLPSFPNPPNPPGAWTNFDIWGWIGASDAEQEGTWKWVTGPEAGTVFWSEGAPVDGAYSNWSLGEPNNLGPENYAHIDYRPIPGTWNDWFSFGRQGYYVEYGNPGQPESVPEPTSILGLLAFGAFGVGSLLKRKPQGLGSNFK